Genomic window (Alkalilimnicola sp. S0819):
CTATCTGGCGGCGGCCCGACCGCTGACCCTGCACTGCCAGCGGCTGGACGATCTGCCCGGGGAACTGGAAGTGCGCGCCCGGCACCTGTTCAGCAGCGGCGGCAACCTGATGTACGAATTCAGTCTGCACCACGACGAGCGCCTGCTGCTGGAAGGCCGGGCCACCGTGGTGGAAGCGGCGGAGGACACCCCATGAAGCGCGCCCTGGTCACCGGCGGCAGCGGCGATATCGGCGCGGCGGTCTGCCGCGCGCTGGCCGAGAGCGGCCTGCATGTCATCGTCCACGCCAACAGCCGTCTGGAACGCGCCCGGGCACTGGCGGAGGCGCTGCGGGCCGCGGGCCACAGCGCCGAGGCGCTGGCCTTCGATCTCACCGACGAGCCCGCCTGTCGCGCGGCGCTGGAAGGCCTGCTGGAGAGCGGCCCCATCCAGGTGCTGGTGAACAACGCCGGGCTGCACGACGATGCGCCGCTCGCCGGCATGCCCGCCGAGCAGTGGCGCCGGGTGGTGGAGGTCAATCTCAACGGCTTCTACAACGTCACTCAGCCCCTGCTGCTGCCCATGGCCCGCACCCGCTGGGGGCGGATCATCAGCCTCTCCTCGGTGGCCGCCCAGTTGGGCAACCGCGGCCAGAGCAATTACGCCGCCGCCAAGGCCGGGTTGCACGGCGCCAGCCGTTCGCTGGCCCTGGAGATGGCCTCGCGCAACATCACCGTGAACGTGGTTTCCCCCGGGGTGATCGCCGGCGAAATGACCAGCGAGGTCTTCGACGCCGAGACCATCAAGCGCATCGTACCCATGCGCCGCGCCGGCACGCCCGAGGAGGTCGCCGCGCTGGTGAATTTTCTCGCCTCCGAGCAGGCGGGCTATATTTCCGGCCAGGTCATCGGCATCAACGGCGCGATGGGTTAGTGTCGTAGCTCATGAACAAGCGTTTCTGCATCGTCATTCCCGCCTATAACGAGGCCGCCACCATCAGTGAAGTGGTGGCCGGCGCGGTGGAATACGCCCCGGTGCTGGTGGTGGACGACGGCTCCAGCGACGACACCGCCGAGCGGGCTCGCGCCGCGGGGGCGACAGTACTGGTCAACGCCGAGAACGCCGGCAAGGCGGCAAGCCTGTGGCGGGGCATGGTACAGGCCATGAACGAGGGGGCGGACGCGGTGATCACCATGGATGCCGACGCCCAGCACGACCCGGCGGAGCTGCCCCGGCTGCAGGGCGCCCATATCACCTTCCCCCAACGGGTGATTCTGGGCGCGCGGCTGCGCGAGCGCCACGCCACGCCGCCGCTGCGCCTGTTCGGCAATCGCATGGCCAATTTCTGGATCTCCTGGGCCGCCGGGCACCCGGTGGCGGACAGCCAGACGGGCTACCGGGTCTACCCCACGGAGCTGCTGGGCCGCCTGAAACCCGCCGTGGCCCGGGAGCGCAGCTTCGTGTTCGAGAGCGAGATCCTGATCGAGGCCGCGCGCCTGGGCTACCCCACCGAGCCCGTGCCCATCACCGCCATCTACCGTCCCACCGCGCGGGCCAGCTACTACCGGGGCGGGCTGGATACCTGGCGCATCGTGCGCATGGTGGGCGGCAAGCTGCTCGCCCGCGGCATGTACCCGCAGGGGCTGTGGCGCTCCCTGCGCCCACCGCGCCCGGCCCGCCCGGAAGCCGCAGACCATGAGCGCACGCACTAGCCTGCGCCGCCTGCGCGAGGACCGGGATGCGCTGTTCACCCTGGTGCTCGCGCAGCTGCTGATCCTGCTGAGCGGTGGGCTGCTGTATCTGTGGCGCCTCTACCAGGTCTGGTCCCGGGCCCGGCGCGCGCCCACCGCGGTGCCGCGCGCCGAACTGATCCTGGTGCTGGGTCACCGGCTTACAGCCGGGGACCAGCTGAGCCGGCTCTACCGCCAGCGCCTGGCCCGTGCCCGGGCGCTGCTGCAGGCACACCCCGGGGCCCGCGCCCTGCTGCTGGGCGGGCTCACCGGGGGGCGGATCAGCGAGGCGGAGGCAGGGCGGCGTTATCTGGCCGAACACGGCATTGCCGAAGAACGGCTGCTGCTGGAGGAGCAATCCGGCGACACCCTGCAGAATCTGGTCAACGCCCGCTCGCTGCTGGCCCGGGCCGAGGACGAGCGGGTGCTGATCACCAGCCGCTTCCACCTGGCGCGCGCCCTGGCCCTGACCGAGGGCTTGAACCTCGGCGCGCACCCCTGCGCCGCCGATGAACGCCTGGGCGCGGGCAGCGTGCCGGCGATGCTGCTCGAAGCCATGCTGCTGCACTGGTACTACACCGGCCGGCGCTGGTCGCTGCTCACCAATAACCGCCGCATGCTGGACCGCATCACCTGAGCCGCCTGCCCCCGCCCCGCGGGCGCGGCGCCTGGCCGCGAAGGCCTGTGTAAACCAGGAATCGCGCTCAAGCGCCGCGCCTGCATTGTCTGTCGGGCCTTTGCGCTCCATGTCCGGGACTATCCCTGCTCCG
Coding sequences:
- a CDS encoding glycosyltransferase family 2 protein; its protein translation is MNKRFCIVIPAYNEAATISEVVAGAVEYAPVLVVDDGSSDDTAERARAAGATVLVNAENAGKAASLWRGMVQAMNEGADAVITMDADAQHDPAELPRLQGAHITFPQRVILGARLRERHATPPLRLFGNRMANFWISWAAGHPVADSQTGYRVYPTELLGRLKPAVARERSFVFESEILIEAARLGYPTEPVPITAIYRPTARASYYRGGLDTWRIVRMVGGKLLARGMYPQGLWRSLRPPRPARPEAADHERTH
- the fabG gene encoding 3-oxoacyl-ACP reductase FabG, with the translated sequence MKRALVTGGSGDIGAAVCRALAESGLHVIVHANSRLERARALAEALRAAGHSAEALAFDLTDEPACRAALEGLLESGPIQVLVNNAGLHDDAPLAGMPAEQWRRVVEVNLNGFYNVTQPLLLPMARTRWGRIISLSSVAAQLGNRGQSNYAAAKAGLHGASRSLALEMASRNITVNVVSPGVIAGEMTSEVFDAETIKRIVPMRRAGTPEEVAALVNFLASEQAGYISGQVIGINGAMG
- a CDS encoding YdcF family protein; translation: MSARTSLRRLREDRDALFTLVLAQLLILLSGGLLYLWRLYQVWSRARRAPTAVPRAELILVLGHRLTAGDQLSRLYRQRLARARALLQAHPGARALLLGGLTGGRISEAEAGRRYLAEHGIAEERLLLEEQSGDTLQNLVNARSLLARAEDERVLITSRFHLARALALTEGLNLGAHPCAADERLGAGSVPAMLLEAMLLHWYYTGRRWSLLTNNRRMLDRIT